One Natator depressus isolate rNatDep1 chromosome 6, rNatDep2.hap1, whole genome shotgun sequence DNA window includes the following coding sequences:
- the LOC141989725 gene encoding pepsin A-like: MTVRGIVDTNQIFGLSKTEPSYLSYFASYDGILGLAFSSISSSGATPVFDNMMNEGLVPQDLFSLYLSSDSPLSLLVMFSGIDSSYYSGSLNWIPLSYWEITMNSITMNGHLISCANGWQAIINTGTSVLAGAPTAISKILHYVGTRGDSSNLISCSTKHTLPDIIFTINGIRFPLPATAYIRQNSGSCSPGFEGINVPTSSGELWILGDVFIHQYYVVFDRAYKSLLQPGSYGCTTSYLTDADACSVSWNGLLTVSMGDQDWLELPFTLAEFSEALRLMPINGVLPLQ, encoded by the exons ATGACT GTCAGAGGCATTGTGGACACCAACCAGATCTTTGGTCTGAGCAAGACCGAACCCAGCTACTTAAGCTACTTTGCCTCCTACGATGGGATCCTGGGTCTGGCCTTCTCCAGCATCTCCTCCTCTGGAGCCACACCTGTCTTTGACAACATGATGAACGAGGGTTTGGTGCCCCAGGACCTCTTCTCTCTCTACCTGAGCT CTgactctcctctctcccttctcGTGATGTTCAGTGGCATCGACTCATCTTACTACTCTGGGAGCCTGAACTGGATCCCTCTCTCCTACTGGGAAATCACCATGAACAG caTCACCATGAATGGCCACCTTATCTCTTGCGCTAATGGCTGGCAGGCTATTATCAACACTGGCACCTCTGTGCTGGCGGGGGCCCCCACGGCCATCTCCAAAATCCTGCACTACGTTGGTACCCGCGGGGACTCCAGCAACCTG ATCAGCTGCAGCACCAAGCACACCCTGCCCGACATCATCTTCACTATCAATGGCATCAGGTTCCCTCTGCCCGCCACCGCCTACATCCGCCAG AACTCAGGCTCTTGCTCTCCCGGCTTTGAAGGCATCAACGTCCCCACCTCCTCCGGAGAGCTCTGGATCCTCGGAGACGTCTTCATCCACCAGTATTACGTTGTCTTTGACAGGGCCTataaatcattgttgcaaccagggtcctatggttgcaccacgTCTT ATCTGACCGACGCCGATGCTTGCAGTGTGTCCTGGAATGGACTCCTGACGGTCAGCATGGGTGACCAggactggctagagctgcctTTCACTCTGGcagagttctcggaagccctccgtctcATGCCCATCAATGGAGTTCTACCACTCCAATGA